Genomic DNA from Caldicellulosiruptor hydrothermalis 108:
TCCCTTGGTAAGGAGTGTCATATATTTCTATACTTTGAATCCCTATAGTTGCATTGATATCTTGCTGAGCTGCATTTATCCATATAGCTCCCCGGGCATAATTAAGATTCCATTCATAAGAACTTCCTCTTTCAATAGTGTTGTATCTTACAGTGGTCGTTCCGCTAAATGCAACACAACTATAATTTGAACTTACTAAGATACCTCCACCAAAAGCTATAATGTCTTTTACAATGTTATATTCAACAACATTGTTTGCACCACCATATATTGCAATACCATTTGCAAGCCACGGACATTCTATTGTATTGTATTTAACAGTATTATTTTGTGAAGGATTGTTACTTATCCATGTTGCTGACCATATTGCAATTGCATCGTCACCTGTATTCCTAATATGACATTGTTGAACAGTCGAATTTTTAGTACCTCCACACAAATTTATTCCATCAGCTAAAGTATTTCTAATCCTGCATCCTAATATTTGAATTCCATCAGTAGGATAGTTTACCCATATTCCGCACTTTACGTGTTCAATCCATATATTTTGAATAATTGATCCAGTCCCCGCATTTCCATCAAACGCTGTTTCAGGTGCACTGTCAATACGTTGTGTTGTGTTACCATAAATAGCAAAATCATAAAATCTACAATTATTGCCATTTAAAGCAAAAGCAGCACCAGAGCCACGCAAGACAGAATACCACATTCCTGCACCTTTTATTGTCACATTATCTACAGTTATTGGTCCCCCACTTAGATCAAAGACACCACTTGGTATCCACACTATTTTACCTTGAGCTTTTGCATCATTAATACAATTTATAATTGCTTGTTTATCATCAGTGCCATCATTAGGAGTAGCACCATAAGCAGTTATCGAGAGTGAATTAGAGGGCTGACTTATAGGCGCTGGAACATTTTCAAATTCAACAAAATCTATTATAAAATATGCTGCATTATCACCAGAATCTTTTTGTAATTTAATCTTTGTACCTGTAGAATAGGTGGTAGAGAACATTAATCGTACCTCATCAAAGAAATGATGCGCTTTGCCATCTGCTGGATTATTTGTCCAAGGATACTCTCCATATACCCACGCATATTTGGAAGTTAATTGAATATCTTGATAGTGAACATTATTTACATAAATACTTAAAGTTGCATTTAACCCTTGTCCATCTACGCTATCCGGAATGCAATATCGAATGACCATTGCATTAGCCGGCTCTGTAAGTGTAAACTCAATATATTGACCAGTATTGTCTAATTTTACTGCTCTTCTCCCAGATGCCTCTGATTGAATGTCTGTCCTATAAAGCACACTATACTGCATTATTGAAGCATTTGTTGAAGCATATTCAGCTTCGTGCTTAATAAAAGGCAAATTAGCTCCTCTGTCTTTTGGTTTAACTGTAATATAATCGATATTTATATTTCCACTATCAGTTGATTCATACTTTATTGTAATCGCATTGCTGCCCGCATTTAGCAACACAAATTCTGAAACATCAGCCCATGTATCCCAATTTGATAAATTTGGAAGTCTAAGTTGCTTTATTTTTCTGCCATTGACATAAAGAGAGACTGTTTTAATACTTCCAGTTGCATTAGCATACCTTATTGTCAATGTGTACTCTGTTTTCGTAAGAACCATAACATTAAATGTAGTTGTAGCACCCACAATCCAATAACCATCAACAAATCCCGTCCCCGAATAACCTGTATGGTCAAAATTCACTTTTGCTCCACCAGATAATATCGCATTCTCCGCTTCGTACTTTCCAGTAGATGAGGAAACATCATAATATACCTCAATTTCAGCAATTTGACCACCATTAGCTCCATTATTAGAATATATTTTTAGCCTCACGTATCTGTAACTTTTATTGCTAAAAGTAATTGTAACTACATTCCCTGTATTAGGATCAAAATAGTATGATGCCCTTGCTACTATAGTCGAATATGAAGAATTGTCGTTACTACCTAATATTTCTATATCTTGTGTTCTACCAGTGCTCCATGAAGGATTTAGTTTAAGAACTATTCTGTTAAATGTTTGTTGAGTTCCTAAATCGACAGTTAAAAGATTAGGATATGTGTTGCTCGAGGCTTCCCAATAAGTCTGGATATTGCCGTCATTAGCGTTTTGAGGTACAAATCCTTGAACATAACTATTTGCTGTTATACTTTTGTTTTTTGCTAAATTTACTGAATCATCTGCTTTTACTTTTGGAACGTACAAACCAAGCAATAAAAATGCAATCATAACAAATGAAGTAATAACTGATAAAAGTTTTTTTAAGTTGACCATCAAACAAAACCTCCTCTTTTTTATATGAGTACTTTACTTTATATTTTAGTGTTTGTATAGAAGAATAAAATCCTGCTTTAGACTTAAGACTTTAGTCTTATAAGTTTTTGTTAACTTTTTGAATTTAAATTTTTATAATACCAAGCAATTATTTTATAGCGGCTATCTACCTCAAGCTTCAACATAATGTTTTTAACATAAGTTTTTACAGTTTTTTCACTTATGTTTAAAATTACAGCTATTTCTTTGTTGGTCATACCCTCCGCTATTAATTTTACAATTTCTCTTTCCCTATATGATAATTTATTTTTATTCATTTTTCAACTTTCCCCACATATTTTATAAATGTAAATTTTTTCAAAACTTAAATACTTTAGTAGATTCCTGTAGTTCTCCTGTAACAGCATTCAACTTCTCAGTCATACGATATAATTCTTCTACAGATGCTACCTGCTCTTCTATTGCAGCATAAATTTCTTCGGAAGAAGCAGCAGTTTGTTCAGAAATTAAGGAAATATTCTTGATAGACTCGATAATTATATTTTTTTCATTATTTATAGTTATTACAGACTCATTAACTTTTTCAATATCCAATAATAATTTATCCATTTCGTTTTTTATATTTAAAAAAGCTTTTGAGACATGTTCAACCACATTGTATTGTTCCTTTACTATTTCTTCAAAGACACCTTTCACTTGTTGGGTTTTTTTAGATTGTTCGATTATCTTTTTAAGCATTGTTTCTGCCTCACGAGTTGCAGTTTTAGACTGATCAGCAAGCTTTCTAATTTCAGACGCAACAACAGCAAATCCACGACCCATATCGCCAGCTTTTGCAGCCTCTATCGAAGCATTCAATGCTAATAATTTTGTTTGTTCTGTTATAGAATTTAAAACCTTTATAACCTTTTCAATTGAGTGGATATTAGCAATCAAACTCTCTAAATTTATCATCATGTCATTGCTTGCCCGCACAGTATTTTGAGTAACACCATTGAGAGAAGAAAAAGCACTTTCACCTTTTTCGGTTATTGAATTTATAAAACAGCTATAATCTTTCATTTTATTAATTGAGTGAGCAATTATTTCAATCTTTTCACCAAATCTATTTACTATTGTATAAATATTTGAAATCTCCTTTGCTTGTTCATTAGCACCATCTGTGATGTGTTCAACTACTTTAGAGATTTCTGTAGCAGCAGAAGATGTTTCAGCAGACACAGCCTTTATCGCTGAGACACTTTCCACTACTCTCTCGATTACTTTGACAACATCTATTATCAATTTCTTTAGTTTTTCAATCATTTCATTAAAACTATCTACTAATATACCTATTTCATCGTTCCTCTTTATACTAACTTTTACACTAAGATCACCTTTTTGTGTTAAAGAAAAAGTCTTAGCTACTTTCTTTATATCATTTGCAATTCTTAAAGCAAATAAACTTCCAACACCAATAGCAGCAATTGTAAAAATAATTGTTGCTATTATAACCATCATTAATAATACGCGGGTTGAATTAGTTATAGAACTTAGTGCCACAATACCAACTATATACCAGCCACTATTATACAGTTTATTAAATGTAATCAAAAATTCTCTCTCTTCGTAACTGGTTGTTAACGAGCCAGATTTCACTCCCTTTTGTCCTAATTCTAAAATTCTCTTTACAAAATTAGTCTCTTTATTCGGAATGCTTTTAAATTGGTCTGACCATTTAGAAGGTACAATCATATCTCCTTCTGGTGAAATTGCCAGCATATATCCTCCATTTTGAGCCAAATGAGAATTTTGTAAAGCTTCCTTAAACCAATCTAAACTAACATCAAGCAAGATAACACCAATTGTCCTTAAAGTCAGTGTATCTTTCAATGCAATAGCAACTGAAAAAGCATAAGGAGGTATTTCATTTACCCCGCTTTTATTGATTTTCTCGTCAAAATCTTTAAAATGATCTTTTAAAATTATTGGTTCATCTGACTGTATCACTGCTTGATACCAAGTCGATGACTTGAGATTTTCAAAATTTACCTCTTCTAATGACATAATTGGATATGTAAGAGAATTATCTTTTCCTACCAAAATATAACCACTTGAAAACATTGGATTGGCTATCATAATATTTTGAAAGAGTTTGTTGGCTTCTTCTTTCAACTTGTAAATATCCACTTTCCCTTGCATATCCTGTCGAGCTTGAGAGTAATAATTTTGAATAGCTTCACTTTGCATTATTTCAGCAATTTTATTCTTTGCAGTACTAAAAATATTCTCAAAATAATCTGAGGAGGCTTGAGTGGTTATTAAATATGACCTTTTAGTTTCTTTTATTAAAGAATTTACAGATAGCGAAATAGACAAGGTAGAAACTAAAATAACAGGTATAAAAACAACCAAAAAAACAAGCAGTGTCAATTTATTGGTTATACTCATTTTTCTCATTACTCTAAAAAATACATTTTCTTTTCCATCCATGATTGCATTTTTCACCTCTTTGTCGCACAAAATCTTATATTTTCCCCTGCACTATCAGTAAAATAGCGCAGGGGAAAATTCCTATTTAATTAGCTAAATTAGCAATAGTTAAAAATCGAACAAGCATAACTGCTGCCTCTGCCCTCGTTGCGAAATCTTTCGGTGCTAATAACTCAAAGGTCTTTCCTTTTATTAAACCAAGTTGGATTGCAGTTGATACATATTGTTTTGCCCAGGGGCTTATATAATAGCTATCAGCAAACCTTGCCAAATTCTCTTGAGTATTAATTAATTTAAATTTGTTATTCAATACACTCAATGTCCTTATTATCATCGCTACCATTTGTTCACGAGTAATGTAATCATTAGGCCTAAATGTTCCGTCGTTAAAGCCATTTACTAGGCCCAAATTAACTGCTGTGTTTATAGAATTTGTATACCAATCTTTCTCATCAATATCTTTAAATTTTATCTTATCTTTCGAATTTATCCATAAGCCTAATGCTCTGACTAACATTGTTACAAATTCTGCTCTTGTTATGTTCCTTTGAGGTGCAAATTCATTTTGTCTTATGCCATTTACTATTAGCTTATTGTTCAAAAGCTCAATTTCTTTAGCAGCCCAATGTCCATTAATATCGTTAAAACTCTTATTGTTTTTTACTACAACAAATATTCCTATCGTATTACCAAAAATTCTTACATTCATCTTGTTATCCGATATATCAAATATGCTTGGTGTAGGAATTATTAAGTTATTATACACATCAATAAATACTGTCGAGAGTTTCTCTTTAGTAATTTGCTTTTCAAGAGCTATATTCTTAGTAATTGTAAATAACCCAATTCTATCTACATTGATCGTTTTATCAGCAGAAGTGAGGTAAATCTCAAAATTTATTGGTTTCTCTATTGCTTCTAATCCAGAGCTTTTTAGGATTTTGTTCACTATATCAATAATTTTTTGTTCCGGTTTTGTAATTTTAATGTTTAAAACGAGATTATTGGATGCCATAGATTTAAGAATATTTTTCTTTAAATCCTCAATAAAATTCACAGGGATTTCAATGCTCGTGTTCTGGTACTTCACCTCTATTAAAGTACTTGCATTTTCTACTTTTGCTAAATTAAAGGCATTTTCTGGCAATGTTAATGTATTATTGAAGCCATACTTTTCTACATCTAATGATATCTTCTGTACCTTATTCTTTATTGCTTCTTCAATAAGATTTACCATTTCTTTTTCTACTATTTTTTCTTCCTTTTCACCTTCAAACCTTACATTATTCTCCTTTTCTTCATTTGCCACGTTATTTTTTTGTTCAAAGTAAAAAGTTTGAACAGTATTTCCACTATCCCCAACTTCTTTTGGTATTCTCACCAATAAGGTAAGTGGTTGAGGAGATAAATTGCCAGTATTGTCAATAGCATATAGTTTAAAAAGATACTCTTGACCACTTGTTAGATTTTTAATTGTAAAGTTTTTATAAGTACTTTTCAATGTCACCATGGAATCATTCCATATAAGTTTATAATAAGTTACCAAACCATTATCAACTGCTGCTGGAAATTGCAGAGTTACACTATTTGAGGTTACCTCTTTTACGCTCAGCTTGCCTCCTTCTGCCCATGATGGAAAAACCATATCGTTTGTTAGTAAAGGTGTAAAATATCGTGAACCATTGAAAAATTCATTTATTTTAGTATTTAAAATTGTATTATTTCTGAATATTCCTGATCCTTTTGCAGTACTTAAAATATTTATCCCCCAAGTTCCAGTTTGATTTATAATATTATTTTCAAAAGTAAAGTTGTTTAAACTGTTTGACCCATTTATTGATATACCTTGATAAGTACTGTCCAAAATTTCATTGCTTCTCACAATAATTTCTCCGTTTATATCCATACCAGCACAGTTTACCCATATTGCTCCAAAATCTTGATTGAAATTCCATTCGCGTCCTCCGCATCTTATCAATCTATTTCGTTCAATGTACAAAAATCCCTCAAAGGGATAAGGATGATAATCTATTTTCGAACTAATATTTATTCCACCGCCAAAAGCAATAGTATCAACTAATAAATTGTCAGACACAATATTGTTTTTACCTCCATAAATTCCTATATTGCTTGCTAACCATGGCATTTCAATAGTGTTAAATCTTACTATATTGCCTTCAACATTATGGGTAACGTCATCTGGATTATTTGGATCTTTTTGAGCCCATAGTGCAATTCCATCATCCCCAGTATATCTTATATGAGTATTTTCAATCATAGAATATTTGGTACCATAGGTTAAGTTAATACCATCTGCATATGTGTTTCTTATTCTACAACCCGAAATGTAAACATTATTCCCATTGTTTATCCAAATCCCTACCTTGGAATGTTCAATCCAAAGATTCTGGATAGTAATATTTTTTATAGTAGTAGCATTATAATCACTTTCAATTGCTGCCGGATGAGAGTCAATTCTGGTAGTCTCTTCGCCTTCGATAGATAAATCATATATTCCCACATTATCTCCTACAATTAAAAATGTTGCATATTTACCTTTCAGTACTGTGTACCACATACCTGCTCCGCGAATAACCACATTGTCTAACGCAATTTTTTCACTATCAAAGTTAAATGTACCTTCTGGAATCCATACACCTTTATGCTGTGATTTTGCAGTTTCAATGCAATTAACCAGTGCTTGAGTATCATCAATATTATCATTTGGGATTGCTCCGAAATCTAATATTGATATATAGTTTTCAGGCATTGAATAGGGCTTAGGAACAATCTCAGTTTCTATAAAATCTATATAATAGTATTCCGCTGAACAGTTTTCGTCCTTTTTAAGTGTAATAACTGTTCCAGCTGGCATATAATTATCCAAAATAACGCGAACCTCTTCAAAAAATCTGTGGGGATTACCTTGTTTAGGATCATCAGACCATGGAAATACTCCATATACCCAACTATGTTCAGAAGACAGTATTATGCTCTTTGAGAATTCACCATTAATATAAAGGTTTATTGGTGCTTCAATACCGCCACCCTCTGAACTATCTGGAATACAATATCTTATTACAATCGCGTTTGCTGGTTTTGTTAAAACAAAGTTTATATAATGACCGTTCTGAAAAAGTTTTACAGCTCTTCGACCTGAAGCTTCCGATGCAATTGTCCTATATGTTCTATCTTGTTCGATTATTTCTCCATTAGTAACAGCATTTTCAGCTTCATATCTTGTAAAATTAATAGTAGCGCCATTAGATGAATTATTTATACAGTTTGGCACTTCAATGTAATCGATAAACACATTACCACTATCATCTTCATCATACTGAAGCATTATTGTATTTAAACCTTGACGGAGGAATATATTATCCACAATACTATTCCATTTTGTCCAGCTACCAGTTTGTGAAAATGAAACCTTTTTCTCTTTTATTCCATTAGCGTATAAGGTCAATGTTTTTAAAGAATTAGTTCCATTAGAATACCCAATAACCACTTTATATAAACCTTCAGAAGGAACATTAACGTTAAATACAATCCTAGAACCTTGCATGTCAAGCCCAGCTACATATCCAGCTCCTGAATATCCTTCGTTATCCTTACTTACACAAGCTCCTCCGCTATAAAATGCCTCTTCTGCTTCAAATCGAGGATTGATGTAATTCAAAATTGGGGTAATTTGTTCAGTGTTTTTAGAAATACTCTCATTGTTGGGAACCTCAAAATTTTCTGGAGCTTCCTCAAACGCCCATTTAGCGCTCCCCAATTCATTTGAAACCAATGAACATTCAACATAACCAGCCTGATTTTCAATATTAATGTAATCAGTTTCTCTCTCTGGCATGTTACTTTTTATTAATACATAATTTGTTGCATCTGAAACTTCAATTATCCAATTTGCACCTTCTTTTATCATCTCTTGAGGCAAAGCTTCAACATACCTTGTTTTATTATCAATACTAATATAGTGTCCTGTTACCCTATTCTTTATCTTAGCAATACCATTTTCTATTTCTATTTTCCAATGTGCTCGTCCATCATTTGGAGGATTATTACCATATAGGATAACTCCATTTAAATTCTCATACAAGTAACTTCCAGTTAAATTATTTTTTATTCTCACATAACCAGTCGGAATACTAAAAGGAATTTCACAATTAACTGGTTCTAATGTCCACTGAACTTTTTGAGAATTTGATGAAACGTTATTATTACAATAAACATAATCAGTATTTTCTTCTACATGTATATAGCACTCACTTCTGTATACATTTTGCAAACTGTATACATTATCCCCAACTGAATTAATTGTCCATAAAGCACTCATCCAATCATCTTGAATATTCATACTCTCTAATGGATCTACCATCTCATTACCATTTAAAAGACTTTCCACCGCTAAATAATGTCCTGTTGCTCTATTCTTTATACGTTTTGCATTTCCAAATATTTCGATTAGCCAATGAGATACAGGGTTGTTAACATCTACTGTAGGGCTAAATCTCACTCTTCCATCCTTATCTTCATACATATACCCATTGTTATAAACACTTTTTATTCGGACATACTGCTGGTTTACATTAGCTGGAATAAACATCCATTGAGGACTACCCCAGGACGGATCTATTTGAGTACATTGTGCATAACCTTTCTTAGCTTCTACATTTATATATTGATTTGGATTTGAGGGATTTTGAATGACTACATAACCAGTTTTTGTTCCATATTCAATGTTCCATTGAGCTGATAAATCATTCGGATCTACACTTGACACTTCCACATAGTCCATATTATTTTTAATGTTTATATAATGACCACTCTTTTTATTTCGAAGCCTGTAATATTCCCCCTGTTTTTCTACTGCCCACTGGACACTTTCATCATTTTTATTGATATTACCATATATAAGTTTACCTTCCTTTTCCATCAAATATAGTTTGGTCCAATAATTCTTTATCAACCAATACTCTGATCCACTAAAATCTGGTTTTTCAACAGGTTTACTCACTATAGGTTCATCCAGTGTTCTGAAATTCCATTTCATACTACCCCAAGTAGGATTAACATCACTACATTGAAGAGTTCCTAACTGATCCTCAACATGGAGACCAAAATTGGGATACAAGTTTTGATCAGCAACAGTCATGATATTATAACTATTACCTTGTGGCTTTAATTGCCAAAGGAATGTATTTTTATCTTGCCATTGACTACATTTTACAACATCAGCCCAATACCCATTAGAATATGTCTTGTCAACAATCTTATGACCTTCGATATTAATATAATTACCTGTTGCTTTGTTCTTAATCCTATAATTACCATTGTATTCTTCAATCATCCAAATAAATCTTTCATCTTCTGAATTAGGAGTTCCATATTTTACAATACCATTATCATCATATAAATACTCATATTGTTTCCATTCATTTTGAATACGATAATATTGGTTTGGAACAATTTCAGGCGGTTGCGTACCTGTTGGTGGCTCTGGACTACCTAAATTGCTGTTATCATAATTCGTTGCATCTCTAAATACCCAATGAGCTGAACCCCATGTCTCCTGCGCCCAGTTGCTCACATGTGCTACTCCATCATCCTGCTCTATATGCAATACATAGTTACTATTCAGCTCACTTTTAACTACATATGTCCCTTGGTCATAGTCCCCTTCAAATAACTTTATCTCAAATCTGGCACTCGCCCAGTCCTCTTGTATCTCACTACACTTGAGTGGCGGATTACTCCCATACTCCTGTCCCTCTATGTTCATGTAATGCCCTGTTGCTCTGTTCCTTATCCTATACTTCCCATTTCCTGCATCCTCTATCACCCAGTGTGACCTCATATCAAATATATCCGGCGTCCCATATGCTACCTGATTATTACTATCTTCATACAAATATTGACCCGCTTTGTATTTGTTCTCTATTCGATAAATAACACTGCCAGTAATAACTTTTATGTTGCCGTCTAATGAATTTACAAACAGATTGCTATTGGGTTCTTCCGAATACACTCTAATAGGAACAAAACTAATTATTATTGAAAATAATGTTATCAAAGAAAATATCTTTTTATAAATTCTTCTGACCATTATACACATACCTCCTCCCTTTATATATCTCTCCCTTTGATAAGTCAAAATTTTAATATTTAGTGAAGTGATATTAATCTTGCATATGTCACTTCCTTTCATATTAAATCTGAATATAATACAGATTAGGTTAACCGCTTAACTATCTAAATTATATTAATACTATTTTAAATTGTCAATAT
This window encodes:
- a CDS encoding S-layer homology domain-containing protein, whose product is MVRRIYKKIFSLITLFSIIISFVPIRVYSEEPNSNLFVNSLDGNIKVITGSVIYRIENKYKAGQYLYEDSNNQVAYGTPDIFDMRSHWVIEDAGNGKYRIRNRATGHYMNIEGQEYGSNPPLKCSEIQEDWASARFEIKLFEGDYDQGTYVVKSELNSNYVLHIEQDDGVAHVSNWAQETWGSAHWVFRDATNYDNSNLGSPEPPTGTQPPEIVPNQYYRIQNEWKQYEYLYDDNGIVKYGTPNSEDERFIWMIEEYNGNYRIKNKATGNYINIEGHKIVDKTYSNGYWADVVKCSQWQDKNTFLWQLKPQGNSYNIMTVADQNLYPNFGLHVEDQLGTLQCSDVNPTWGSMKWNFRTLDEPIVSKPVEKPDFSGSEYWLIKNYWTKLYLMEKEGKLIYGNINKNDESVQWAVEKQGEYYRLRNKKSGHYINIKNNMDYVEVSSVDPNDLSAQWNIEYGTKTGYVVIQNPSNPNQYINVEAKKGYAQCTQIDPSWGSPQWMFIPANVNQQYVRIKSVYNNGYMYEDKDGRVRFSPTVDVNNPVSHWLIEIFGNAKRIKNRATGHYLAVESLLNGNEMVDPLESMNIQDDWMSALWTINSVGDNVYSLQNVYRSECYIHVEENTDYVYCNNNVSSNSQKVQWTLEPVNCEIPFSIPTGYVRIKNNLTGSYLYENLNGVILYGNNPPNDGRAHWKIEIENGIAKIKNRVTGHYISIDNKTRYVEALPQEMIKEGANWIIEVSDATNYVLIKSNMPERETDYINIENQAGYVECSLVSNELGSAKWAFEEAPENFEVPNNESISKNTEQITPILNYINPRFEAEEAFYSGGACVSKDNEGYSGAGYVAGLDMQGSRIVFNVNVPSEGLYKVVIGYSNGTNSLKTLTLYANGIKEKKVSFSQTGSWTKWNSIVDNIFLRQGLNTIMLQYDEDDSGNVFIDYIEVPNCINNSSNGATINFTRYEAENAVTNGEIIEQDRTYRTIASEASGRRAVKLFQNGHYINFVLTKPANAIVIRYCIPDSSEGGGIEAPINLYINGEFSKSIILSSEHSWVYGVFPWSDDPKQGNPHRFFEEVRVILDNYMPAGTVITLKKDENCSAEYYYIDFIETEIVPKPYSMPENYISILDFGAIPNDNIDDTQALVNCIETAKSQHKGVWIPEGTFNFDSEKIALDNVVIRGAGMWYTVLKGKYATFLIVGDNVGIYDLSIEGEETTRIDSHPAAIESDYNATTIKNITIQNLWIEHSKVGIWINNGNNVYISGCRIRNTYADGINLTYGTKYSMIENTHIRYTGDDGIALWAQKDPNNPDDVTHNVEGNIVRFNTIEMPWLASNIGIYGGKNNIVSDNLLVDTIAFGGGINISSKIDYHPYPFEGFLYIERNRLIRCGGREWNFNQDFGAIWVNCAGMDINGEIIVRSNEILDSTYQGISINGSNSLNNFTFENNIINQTGTWGINILSTAKGSGIFRNNTILNTKINEFFNGSRYFTPLLTNDMVFPSWAEGGKLSVKEVTSNSVTLQFPAAVDNGLVTYYKLIWNDSMVTLKSTYKNFTIKNLTSGQEYLFKLYAIDNTGNLSPQPLTLLVRIPKEVGDSGNTVQTFYFEQKNNVANEEKENNVRFEGEKEEKIVEKEMVNLIEEAIKNKVQKISLDVEKYGFNNTLTLPENAFNLAKVENASTLIEVKYQNTSIEIPVNFIEDLKKNILKSMASNNLVLNIKITKPEQKIIDIVNKILKSSGLEAIEKPINFEIYLTSADKTINVDRIGLFTITKNIALEKQITKEKLSTVFIDVYNNLIIPTPSIFDISDNKMNVRIFGNTIGIFVVVKNNKSFNDINGHWAAKEIELLNNKLIVNGIRQNEFAPQRNITRAEFVTMLVRALGLWINSKDKIKFKDIDEKDWYTNSINTAVNLGLVNGFNDGTFRPNDYITREQMVAMIIRTLSVLNNKFKLINTQENLARFADSYYISPWAKQYVSTAIQLGLIKGKTFELLAPKDFATRAEAAVMLVRFLTIANLAN
- a CDS encoding methyl-accepting chemotaxis protein is translated as MCDKEVKNAIMDGKENVFFRVMRKMSITNKLTLLVFLVVFIPVILVSTLSISLSVNSLIKETKRSYLITTQASSDYFENIFSTAKNKIAEIMQSEAIQNYYSQARQDMQGKVDIYKLKEEANKLFQNIMIANPMFSSGYILVGKDNSLTYPIMSLEEVNFENLKSSTWYQAVIQSDEPIILKDHFKDFDEKINKSGVNEIPPYAFSVAIALKDTLTLRTIGVILLDVSLDWFKEALQNSHLAQNGGYMLAISPEGDMIVPSKWSDQFKSIPNKETNFVKRILELGQKGVKSGSLTTSYEEREFLITFNKLYNSGWYIVGIVALSSITNSTRVLLMMVIIATIIFTIAAIGVGSLFALRIANDIKKVAKTFSLTQKGDLSVKVSIKRNDEIGILVDSFNEMIEKLKKLIIDVVKVIERVVESVSAIKAVSAETSSAATEISKVVEHITDGANEQAKEISNIYTIVNRFGEKIEIIAHSINKMKDYSCFINSITEKGESAFSSLNGVTQNTVRASNDMMINLESLIANIHSIEKVIKVLNSITEQTKLLALNASIEAAKAGDMGRGFAVVASEIRKLADQSKTATREAETMLKKIIEQSKKTQQVKGVFEEIVKEQYNVVEHVSKAFLNIKNEMDKLLLDIEKVNESVITINNEKNIIIESIKNISLISEQTAASSEEIYAAIEEQVASVEELYRMTEKLNAVTGELQESTKVFKF
- a CDS encoding discoidin domain-containing protein, with translation MVNLKKLLSVITSFVMIAFLLLGLYVPKVKADDSVNLAKNKSITANSYVQGFVPQNANDGNIQTYWEASSNTYPNLLTVDLGTQQTFNRIVLKLNPSWSTGRTQDIEILGSNDNSSYSTIVARASYYFDPNTGNVVTITFSNKSYRYVRLKIYSNNGANGGQIAEIEVYYDVSSSTGKYEAENAILSGGAKVNFDHTGYSGTGFVDGYWIVGATTTFNVMVLTKTEYTLTIRYANATGSIKTVSLYVNGRKIKQLRLPNLSNWDTWADVSEFVLLNAGSNAITIKYESTDSGNINIDYITVKPKDRGANLPFIKHEAEYASTNASIMQYSVLYRTDIQSEASGRRAVKLDNTGQYIEFTLTEPANAMVIRYCIPDSVDGQGLNATLSIYVNNVHYQDIQLTSKYAWVYGEYPWTNNPADGKAHHFFDEVRLMFSTTYSTGTKIKLQKDSGDNAAYFIIDFVEFENVPAPISQPSNSLSITAYGATPNDGTDDKQAIINCINDAKAQGKIVWIPSGVFDLSGGPITVDNVTIKGAGMWYSVLRGSGAAFALNGNNCRFYDFAIYGNTTQRIDSAPETAFDGNAGTGSIIQNIWIEHVKCGIWVNYPTDGIQILGCRIRNTLADGINLCGGTKNSTVQQCHIRNTGDDAIAIWSATWISNNPSQNNTVKYNTIECPWLANGIAIYGGANNVVEYNIVKDIIAFGGGILVSSNYSCVAFSGTTTVRYNTIERGSSYEWNLNYARGAIWINAAQQDINATIGIQSIEIYDTPYQGIFIEGPYSVGSNLSFNNVYINGAGTYGIEIASNARGSATFNSVVIFGATYGGLLNSAGSNFTLNKGSGNIGW
- a CDS encoding response regulator transcription factor; amino-acid sequence: MNKNKLSYREREIVKLIAEGMTNKEIAVILNISEKTVKTYVKNIMLKLEVDSRYKIIAWYYKNLNSKS